One window of Anaerolineales bacterium genomic DNA carries:
- a CDS encoding glycosyltransferase family 4 protein — protein sequence MKILTVLTYYRPHTSGLTIYAERLARAFAKRGHQVTVMTTQYDPSLPLEETMDGVRILRVPVLARVSKGVLAPTFGLVATKLVWQNDVVQLHLPQFDAPGVALRARLFGKPSVLTYHCDVQLPQGMFNRVVNTVLDFQNHMAGLLANHIVTYTRDYADHSPYLSKYASKLTPILPPVQMPDAKPEAVSAFSERFHTKERKPVIGMVTRFASEKGVEVLLDALPMILEKYPNAQVLYAGQHENVMGEQAYFNRLIPRIREYELKGQWTFLGNLDPVQLSAVYPNLDVITVPSLNSTEAFGLVQIEAMMNGVPSVPSALPGVRQPVKMHAMGAVSAIGNAASLAAAILEVLDNKDKYRGDVDAIKTAYDPDSIAQEYERLFERLKKGK from the coding sequence ATGAAAATTCTCACCGTCCTCACGTATTACCGTCCGCACACCAGCGGGTTGACCATATATGCCGAGCGCCTCGCGCGCGCCTTTGCAAAGCGCGGGCACCAGGTCACGGTGATGACCACGCAGTACGACCCGTCCCTTCCGCTCGAAGAAACAATGGACGGCGTTCGCATCCTCCGCGTGCCTGTCCTCGCGCGCGTCAGCAAGGGGGTGCTTGCGCCGACCTTTGGTCTCGTCGCCACAAAACTGGTCTGGCAGAACGATGTCGTTCAACTTCACCTGCCCCAGTTCGACGCGCCTGGCGTTGCATTACGCGCCCGTCTCTTTGGCAAACCCTCCGTCCTTACCTATCACTGCGACGTGCAGCTCCCGCAAGGGATGTTCAACCGCGTCGTGAATACCGTGCTGGATTTTCAAAACCACATGGCCGGACTCCTCGCGAATCACATCGTCACCTACACACGGGATTATGCCGATCACTCCCCCTACCTGTCGAAATACGCCTCAAAACTGACCCCGATCCTGCCGCCTGTTCAAATGCCGGATGCCAAGCCGGAAGCGGTTTCCGCGTTCTCGGAGCGATTCCACACAAAGGAACGCAAACCCGTCATCGGCATGGTCACGCGTTTCGCATCCGAGAAGGGAGTGGAAGTACTGCTCGATGCCCTGCCGATGATCCTGGAAAAATACCCGAATGCCCAGGTCCTATATGCAGGCCAGCATGAAAATGTGATGGGCGAACAGGCGTATTTCAACCGCCTGATTCCGCGCATTCGCGAATACGAACTGAAGGGACAATGGACCTTCCTCGGCAACCTCGACCCGGTTCAGCTTTCTGCTGTATATCCAAATCTGGATGTCATTACCGTTCCATCGCTAAATTCGACCGAGGCGTTTGGGCTGGTTCAGATCGAAGCGATGATGAACGGCGTGCCCAGTGTTCCATCGGCCCTGCCGGGCGTGCGTCAGCCGGTGAAGATGCACGCCATGGGGGCCGTCTCTGCGATCGGCAATGCCGCGAGTCTTGCAGCCGCCATCCTCGAAGTGCTGGATAACAAGGATAAGTATCGCGGAGATGTGGACGCCATCAAAACCGCCTACGATCCCGACTCGATTGCGCAGGAATACGAAAGATTATTCGAAAGATTAAAGAAGGGAAAATAA
- a CDS encoding PLDc N-terminal domain-containing protein: MDALGINMGFLIVQLAAALFLLLLPVSALIDLGKKKLGNLPTAVWALTICLIPVLGALAYWIVKPSVESRE, encoded by the coding sequence TTGGATGCATTAGGGATCAATATGGGATTCTTGATCGTTCAATTGGCGGCTGCGCTTTTTCTGCTTTTGCTGCCCGTCAGCGCCTTGATCGATCTCGGCAAAAAGAAACTCGGGAATTTGCCCACGGCCGTCTGGGCGCTAACCATTTGCCTTATCCCTGTTCTTGGCGCTTTGGCATACTGGATCGTCAAACCTTCCGTTGAAAGTAGAGAATAA
- a CDS encoding class I SAM-dependent methyltransferase, protein MPKDFLFLQLRDLPYFRAFLRAIESSYYQDLPLPSPVYDVGCGDGHFASLTFDRKLDVGLDPWRYSMREAKEFGAYESLVEADGAQTPFPSNYFASGLSNSVLEHIPHIDSVLKETARVLKPGAPFYFCVPNPRYFSALSLTKVFGRPYENWFRKISRVHHADEPDVWENRLSDAGFALERWWHYFSPAAMRVLEWGHYFGLPSVLAKALTGKWIISPTKWNLAATEAYVKKYASPQAVEDGTFTFYIARKR, encoded by the coding sequence TTGCCCAAGGATTTTCTCTTCCTCCAACTCCGCGACCTTCCCTACTTTCGCGCTTTTCTCCGCGCAATCGAGTCGTCCTACTATCAGGACCTGCCCCTGCCGTCACCGGTCTATGATGTAGGCTGCGGCGACGGCCATTTTGCTTCGCTGACTTTCGACAGAAAACTCGACGTCGGTCTCGACCCGTGGCGTTATTCGATGCGCGAAGCGAAGGAATTTGGCGCATATGAATCCCTGGTCGAGGCCGATGGCGCGCAGACTCCCTTTCCCTCAAATTATTTCGCCAGCGGGTTGAGCAATTCCGTTCTTGAGCACATTCCTCACATCGACTCCGTTCTCAAAGAAACAGCCCGCGTGCTCAAACCCGGCGCGCCTTTCTATTTTTGTGTGCCGAACCCCCGTTACTTCTCTGCCCTCTCACTGACCAAAGTTTTTGGCAGACCCTACGAAAATTGGTTCCGGAAAATTTCGCGCGTCCATCATGCGGATGAGCCGGATGTGTGGGAAAATCGTTTGAGCGATGCAGGGTTTGCCCTCGAACGATGGTGGCATTACTTCTCGCCCGCCGCGATGCGGGTGTTAGAATGGGGACATTATTTTGGATTGCCGTCTGTCCTTGCCAAAGCGCTCACCGGAAAATGGATCATCTCTCCCACCAAATGGAACCTTGCCGCGACGGAAGCGTACGTCAAAAAATACGCCTCGCCTCAAGCGGTTGAGGATGGAACGTTCACTTTTTATATTGCTAGAAAGCGATAA
- a CDS encoding methyltransferase domain-containing protein produces the protein MPFDEHYFSTHTYKDITFAKYSMYWWSNRFFATLARRYGRRGARLLEVGSGMGHLVGQLSSRFEAYGMDLNHWAVSKSKDAAEGASLQVASAQELPYSDGAFNTVIIKHIVEHLPDPEKALKEIGRVTGKGGVLILATPNLGSLLKPWKGDKWIGYQDPTHISLKEPEEWLRLIKEAGFEFIRVFSDGFWDVPYVRFVPKQIQKLFFGSLGGFQAVTGWVFLPMRWGESIIVIARKK, from the coding sequence ATGCCCTTCGACGAACATTATTTTTCCACGCATACTTACAAAGACATTACCTTCGCCAAATACAGCATGTATTGGTGGTCGAATCGATTCTTCGCCACATTGGCGCGGCGATATGGGCGGCGCGGAGCGCGTCTGCTCGAGGTGGGATCGGGCATGGGGCATCTCGTCGGTCAGTTATCGTCGCGGTTCGAGGCGTACGGCATGGATTTGAATCATTGGGCGGTGAGTAAATCCAAAGACGCGGCGGAGGGGGCGTCGCTGCAAGTGGCATCGGCGCAGGAATTGCCCTATAGCGATGGCGCGTTCAACACCGTGATCATCAAACATATCGTCGAACATCTGCCCGACCCGGAAAAAGCGCTGAAGGAAATTGGGCGCGTCACAGGGAAAGGCGGCGTTCTGATTCTTGCCACGCCAAACCTCGGCTCGCTGCTCAAGCCTTGGAAGGGTGATAAATGGATCGGTTACCAGGACCCGACCCATATTTCATTGAAGGAACCGGAAGAATGGCTGAGGCTGATAAAAGAAGCGGGTTTTGAATTCATCCGCGTCTTTTCCGACGGATTTTGGGATGTGCCCTATGTTCGCTTTGTGCCGAAGCAGATACAGAAATTGTTCTTCGGGTCGCTTGGCGGTTTCCAAGCCGTCACCGGCTGGGTCTTTCTGCCGATGCGCTGGGGGGAAAGCATTATCGTGATTGCAAGGAAGAAATGA